From a region of the Pukyongiella litopenaei genome:
- a CDS encoding sarcosine oxidase subunit gamma, producing the protein MAELIAKTPCDGLLPLQIGGVRLTEVPPAALTLISPWPGRDRALDAVLRAAHDLGLPGPGRATGRSGKRAIWFGRGQILLAGPDPDAALAEHAALSDQSDGWAVVDLEGDAAPVVLARLVPVDLRPTVFRRGHTARTQLGQLHVSLTRLGVRRWRIMAFRSMAHTLVHELQTAMEAVAARG; encoded by the coding sequence GTGGCTGAACTGATCGCGAAAACGCCCTGCGACGGGCTGCTGCCGCTGCAGATCGGCGGCGTGAGGCTGACCGAAGTCCCCCCGGCGGCGCTGACGCTGATTTCGCCCTGGCCGGGCCGGGACCGCGCGTTGGATGCCGTGTTGCGTGCCGCGCATGATCTGGGGCTGCCCGGGCCCGGACGCGCCACCGGCAGATCCGGCAAACGCGCGATCTGGTTCGGGCGCGGGCAGATCCTGCTGGCCGGGCCGGACCCGGATGCGGCCCTGGCCGAACATGCCGCGCTCAGCGATCAGTCGGATGGCTGGGCCGTGGTCGATCTCGAGGGCGACGCCGCGCCCGTGGTGCTGGCGCGGCTGGTGCCGGTCGATCTGCGGCCAACGGTTTTCAGGCGCGGACATACCGCGCGCACGCAGCTCGGTCAGCTGCATGTGTCGCTGACCCGGCTGGGCGTGCGGCGCTGGCGGATCATGGCGTTCCGGTCGATGGCGCACACGCTTGTGCATGAACTGCAAACCGCGATGGAAGCGGTCGCCGCGCGGGGATAG
- a CDS encoding sarcosine oxidase subunit delta yields the protein MRIPCPICGERDRREFYYQGAAVALERPDPEAADDAWDAYVHLRDNPAGLTRDLWYHEAGCAAWIVVTRDTVNHEILDAELAGEAGR from the coding sequence CCCTGTCCGATCTGCGGCGAGCGGGACCGGCGCGAGTTCTATTATCAGGGTGCGGCGGTGGCGCTGGAGCGGCCCGATCCCGAGGCTGCGGACGATGCCTGGGATGCCTATGTTCATCTGCGGGATAATCCGGCGGGGCTCACCCGCGATCTGTGGTATCACGAGGCCGGGTGCGCGGCCTGGATCGTCGTCACCCGAGACACAGTCAACCATGAGATACTGGATGCGGAACTGGCCGGGGAGGCGGGGCGATGA
- a CDS encoding sarcosine oxidase subunit alpha family protein: MRLATGGLIDRARPVRFTFDGRSYEGVEGDTLASALLANDVHLVGRSFKYHRPRGILTAGSEEPNALVTIGSGARRDPNTRATVQEIYDGLRAESQNRWPSLRFDLQGINDLAAPFLGAGFYYKTFMWPRRAWDRLYEPVIRSAAGLGALSGEADPDRNEKAFAFCDLLVIGAGPAGLMAALVAGRAGADVILVDEDLRMGGRLLAEREDVGGQAGHDWVDAVLAELAALDNVRLMPRTTVTGAYDGGTYGALERVGHHRPRHPHLPRDCFWRLTARRVVLAAGALERPVAFRNNDRPGIMLAGAVRAYLNRWGVSPGRAVTVFGNNDDAYRTARDLVAAGVHVAGLVDSRHDGPREDGFPVHRGAMVCDAAGRHRLEAITIRSVRGEERLASDCLAVTGGWNPTLHLSCHLGGRPDWREDIHAFVPSPGAVPGLRAAGACNGAMTTAACLAEGRDAAVAMLGDLGLTAPDIPLPGASDRYRAPDPLWAVPGKGRAWLDFQNDVTVKDVEQAAAENFRSVEHMKRYTTQGMATDQGKSSNVAALAVLAGATGQTIPQAGTTTYRPPFVPVPIAAMGAGGAGRGFAPERFTTSHQASVDRGAPMIEAGLWYRPGYFPGPGETSWRQSCDREVRMVRKAVGICDVSTLGKIDIQGPDAAALLDFVYTGRFSTLRAGRVRYGLMLREDGHVMDDGTTARLGDTHYLMTTTTAAAGQVMRHLDFVTQCLRPDWQVRIASVTEQWAQFAIAGPKARDLLDALLDTRLDPDDWPFMACGPVAVMGVAARLFRISFSGEEGYEIAVPARYGDSLYRQLLARAGALGGGPYGMEALNVLRIEKGFITHAEIDGRVTAFDLGMQDMVSEAKDCIGKTMSERPGLSGPDRAQLVGLVAVGSVKQMTAGAYLFAEGAAPVREHAEGHVTSACFSPTLERTLALGFLRDGRARHGERIRMVDHLRGLETLCEVTGPAFFDPEGGRMRG; this comes from the coding sequence ATGAGGCTGGCGACGGGCGGACTGATCGACCGCGCGCGCCCGGTGCGGTTCACCTTCGATGGCCGGAGTTACGAAGGGGTCGAGGGTGACACGCTGGCATCGGCGCTGCTGGCAAATGACGTGCATCTGGTCGGGCGGTCGTTCAAATACCATCGCCCGCGTGGCATCCTGACCGCCGGATCGGAAGAACCGAATGCGCTGGTGACCATCGGCTCGGGCGCACGGCGCGACCCGAACACCCGCGCCACGGTGCAGGAGATATATGACGGCCTGCGGGCCGAAAGCCAGAACCGCTGGCCGTCGCTGCGGTTCGACCTGCAGGGGATCAACGATCTGGCGGCGCCGTTCCTGGGCGCGGGGTTCTATTACAAGACCTTCATGTGGCCGCGCCGGGCCTGGGATCGGCTCTATGAGCCGGTGATCCGGTCGGCGGCGGGGCTGGGGGCGCTGAGCGGCGAGGCCGACCCGGACCGGAACGAAAAGGCCTTTGCCTTCTGCGACCTGCTGGTGATCGGCGCGGGGCCGGCGGGGCTGATGGCGGCGCTGGTGGCCGGGCGCGCGGGGGCCGACGTGATCCTCGTCGATGAGGACCTGCGCATGGGCGGCCGGTTGCTGGCGGAACGCGAAGATGTGGGCGGGCAGGCGGGCCATGACTGGGTCGATGCCGTGCTGGCAGAGCTGGCAGCGCTGGACAATGTGCGGTTGATGCCGCGCACCACCGTGACTGGCGCCTATGATGGCGGCACCTATGGCGCGTTGGAGCGCGTGGGTCACCATCGCCCGCGTCATCCGCATCTGCCGCGCGATTGCTTCTGGCGTCTCACCGCCCGGCGCGTGGTGCTGGCCGCCGGTGCGCTGGAGCGGCCGGTCGCGTTTCGCAACAACGACCGGCCGGGCATCATGCTGGCCGGGGCGGTGCGGGCCTACCTGAACCGGTGGGGCGTCAGCCCGGGCAGGGCGGTTACGGTCTTTGGCAACAATGACGATGCCTATCGCACCGCGCGTGACCTGGTCGCGGCCGGGGTGCATGTGGCCGGTCTGGTCGACAGCCGCCATGACGGCCCGCGCGAGGATGGCTTTCCGGTGCATCGGGGCGCGATGGTCTGCGATGCCGCCGGGCGGCATCGGCTGGAGGCGATCACCATTCGCTCGGTTCGCGGCGAGGAGCGGCTGGCGTCGGATTGCCTGGCTGTTACGGGCGGCTGGAACCCGACCCTGCACCTGAGCTGCCATCTGGGCGGGCGTCCCGACTGGCGCGAGGACATCCATGCGTTCGTGCCGTCTCCGGGCGCGGTGCCGGGGCTGCGTGCCGCCGGGGCCTGCAATGGCGCCATGACGACCGCCGCCTGCCTGGCCGAGGGCCGCGATGCGGCTGTCGCCATGCTGGGCGATCTCGGCCTGACCGCGCCCGACATCCCGTTGCCCGGGGCCAGCGACCGCTATCGTGCGCCCGATCCGCTGTGGGCGGTGCCGGGCAAGGGACGGGCCTGGCTGGATTTCCAGAACGATGTCACCGTGAAGGATGTCGAACAAGCCGCGGCCGAGAACTTCCGCTCGGTCGAGCACATGAAGCGCTACACCACGCAGGGCATGGCCACCGATCAGGGCAAGAGTTCGAATGTGGCGGCGCTGGCGGTGCTGGCGGGTGCCACCGGGCAGACGATCCCGCAGGCCGGGACGACGACCTATCGCCCGCCTTTCGTGCCGGTGCCGATTGCGGCGATGGGCGCGGGCGGCGCGGGCAGGGGGTTCGCGCCGGAACGGTTCACGACCTCGCATCAGGCCAGTGTCGATCGCGGCGCGCCGATGATCGAGGCGGGGCTGTGGTATCGCCCGGGGTATTTTCCCGGCCCCGGCGAAACCAGCTGGCGGCAATCCTGCGACCGCGAAGTGCGCATGGTGCGCAAGGCGGTCGGCATCTGCGATGTCTCGACGCTGGGCAAGATCGACATTCAGGGGCCGGATGCGGCGGCGCTGCTGGATTTCGTCTATACCGGCCGGTTCTCGACGCTGAGGGCGGGGCGGGTCCGCTATGGGCTGATGCTGCGCGAGGACGGGCATGTCATGGATGACGGCACCACCGCGCGGCTGGGGGATACGCACTACCTGATGACCACCACCACGGCTGCGGCGGGACAGGTGATGCGGCATCTGGATTTCGTGACCCAATGCCTGCGCCCGGACTGGCAGGTGCGCATCGCCTCGGTCACCGAGCAATGGGCGCAGTTCGCGATCGCGGGACCTAAGGCGCGTGACCTGCTGGACGCGTTGCTGGATACGCGGCTCGACCCTGATGACTGGCCGTTCATGGCCTGCGGTCCGGTTGCGGTCATGGGCGTGGCGGCGCGGCTGTTCCGGATCTCGTTCTCGGGCGAGGAAGGTTATGAGATCGCGGTGCCGGCCCGCTATGGCGACAGCCTCTATCGACAGCTGCTGGCGCGGGCCGGGGCGCTGGGTGGCGGACCCTACGGGATGGAGGCGCTCAATGTGCTGCGCATCGAGAAAGGGTTCATCACCCATGCCGAGATCGATGGCCGGGTGACCGCCTTCGATCTGGGGATGCAGGACATGGTATCGGAAGCCAAGGACTGCATCGGGAAAACCATGTCGGAACGGCCGGGCCTGTCCGGTCCGGACCGGGCGCAACTGGTCGGCCTGGTCGCGGTGGGGTCGGTCAAACAGATGACGGCCGGGGCCTATCTGTTCGCCGAAGGCGCCGCGCCGGTGCGCGAACATGCCGAAGGGCATGTTACATCGGCCTGTTTCTCGCCCACGCTGGAGCGGACTCTGGCGCTGGGGTTCCTGCGCGACGGCCGCGCGCGCCATGGCGAACGGATCAGGATGGTCGACCACCTGCGCGGGCTGGAAACGCTGTGCGAGGTGACCGGTCCGGCCTTTTTCGATCCCGAAGGAGGGCGGATGCGTGGCTGA